The following DNA comes from Anopheles arabiensis isolate DONGOLA chromosome 3, AaraD3, whole genome shotgun sequence.
CGAATAATCAAGGAACGTGCACGTATCACCATTGCCAGCGACGCAGGATTGTGTCGTTGCGCGGAAGATGGTTCCAGGACGACAAGTCTCGAGCGTTGGTTGCGAATTTTGACAGCGCAAGTACTGTGTACAATTGTTCGGATGTGGATATACGCGTCCATCTGGCCGTCCCATACACATTTTCTCTACTGGATCAAACACACAAGAGGTAGGATTCCCCGGCACACATAACTGAGCGTCAGGGCGTAGAATCTCTCCACCAGGGCACGAGTGAACCGATGCTACACCTTGCTGGCATTGAATGAAATGACCACAGAGACTTTGATGCTCGATCACCCATCCATCTGGGCGACCTTGACACACTCCATCAAGAAACTGGCAGGTTACTGTATTGCCCGGTCGACAAGTTCTTGTTGAACCGTGTAGAATCTCCCCTGGAGGACAATCTTTTACGATACCCTGCCCATCGCTGCACTGCACAAACCGCCAGCACTCGTTAGGGTGAGGATAAATTGCGTTGTTGAGCTTATTGTGGCACATCGTTTCGACGGGATTGAACTGGCAGGAGGTTACATTTCCCGGGGCACAGATCTGCGCCTGTTCGTTTAAAATTTCGCCTGGAGGGCAGCGAAGAGGAGCTGCCTGCTGGGACACACATAAGATGTAAAGATCACACTCGTTGGGATGTGTAAGAATCGATCCATCGGGCTGCCCAACACACATTCCATCATTCCGTGTGCATGTTTCTGTATTACCAACAACGCAACCTCCAAGGCTGGGCTCGAAAACGGTCCCTGGAGCACACTGCTGGTAGACTGCCAAGTTGGAGGAGCAATGGATGTAAGCTGTACAGGTATTCGGATGAGCAATCATGCTTTCCGGTCGTCCAaagcaaatattttcaaacCGCTCACAAGTGGCCTCATTGCCGGGCATACAGGAGCGTGCTTTAGCACTGTACACACTGCCAGCTGGGCAACTCTGGACGACACCGTTCTGTCCCTGGCATGCTACGAACGACGCACATTCCGTTGGATGCGGGAAGCGAATGTGATCAGCCTGCCCCAAGCACATACGATCGATGGGTGCGTATTCACAAGTTGTTAGATTGCCAGGAACACAGAACTGTACATCCGGACGAAGAATTTCCCCAACGGGGCAAGGATTTATGGTTATAGCACCACTCTGACACCACACGAAATGTCCACAGAGACTTGGATGCTGCAGGATTACGCCATCCGTTTGATTTTGACACACGTTTTCCATCACCTCACAGGTGTTGGTGTCTCCCGGGCGACAGGACATACTTGAATGGTGCAGAACATGCCCAGCGGGACACACTTGGACGTTCGGCTGCTCGCCAGCACAGCGAACAAACTGTGTACAATCACTCGGATGAGGATAAACCGCTCCGTACGGCCGGTTTCTGCACATTGTTTCTACGGGATGTACCTGGCAGGTGTTCAGATCTCCCGGGATGCAAAGCAATGTAGTAGAGTTAAATATTTCCCCCACTGGACAAGACCTTAAGGTTGGTTGTTGCATCATACACACCACGATAAGATTGCATTCGCTTGGATGACCCACAAGGGTATGATCCGCGTGATCGGTACAGATAGTTTTCGCCTCGGTGCAAGTTTCCGTGTTGCCCACCACACAACCACTCATCCCCTGCTTGAAGATCGTGCCCGGACCGCACTGCTCGAACACGACCTGCCCGGACGTACAGTAAACGAACGCGTTACACGTTGTTGGGTGCGGTATGATACCATCGGGGCGCCCGGAACAGATGCTATCGAATCGCTCACAAGTGTCGTCGTTTCCCGGAACACAGGAACGTGTTGAAGCGTGATACACACTTCCTTTCGGACAGGTTTGCACAAGAGTTTCGCCTCTTAAACACGCCACAAACTTTGCACACTCGGTTGGATGCGGGAAGCTTACGGAATCAATCTGTCCCACACACATCCGATCGATGGGATCAAACTCACAGGTAAGTTGATTGCCTGGAACACAGAACTGTGCATCGGGGCGCAGGATCTCTCCATTAGGACACGGTTGAACGGTTACGGTTCCACCTTGACACCAAATAAACAGTGAGCAAATACTCGGATGTTGCAGCACTGAGAAATCGGCTTGGCCTTCACACACGTCAACGATCAATTCGCGCTGATTTCCCGGCACGCAGGTAATCTCGTCCAGATCGAAGATCGTATCGGGCGGGCAGGTTTCCTCGGTGGCCACCTCCTTGTAGCAGCTGATGTACTTGTAGCAACTGCTCGGATGCTCCAAAATACCGATCAGCAAGCCTTTGCAGGGGTTTACGTAGGCATCTTCCTTGGAGTCGCTGCTGTCGTCTTCACTCGAGTTTCCACTGTCCGGCGTAGGGGCTACTGGTGGAGGTGGACGACTGCCTCCGCCACTActtccaccgccaccaccaccacttccaccgccacctcctcctccaccaggACGACGGAAAGGTTCCTCAATGCTCACATGCTCACTTACTGCCATCACAGCACTGGCCAACACTGCTACAGTTACAATTACGGCAAGTGTCTTCATCGTTGCAGTTGAAAGTTTGTACACTGTTTTGTccaataaaaaccaaacacagtTGAAGGTGTCTAAGATGGGTATGATCCACGGTAAGCAAAAGCCGCTGCTTTTATACAATCTTCTCGAGACATCGATGATCCGCACGATTTAACGAAAATCATCCACAATACAATAAGCCCCGCGTAGATTACAGATTACAGTGGTTTGTTTTGACCTAGCGCTGATAAGATCGCCCTGCATCACGTCCCCCCAAAACGTGTGAATATCCGGAATTGCCCGGCTTAGGTGGACTTTGTGATTTTTATGACCCAGTCTAAAATCCGCTCTTCCTGCCGGAATGCGTGAATGTGGCGTTAACTGTGCTGAGCAATGCAGAACAATTGCTTTTATCAGTCATCGTTACGCCGTTAATCGATTTCAGAGTCCCGAAGTGACACATCCGCGGTTGGATTTGTCAAGCTGAGCGGAGAGTTAAGCTGAAACGGTTTAGGTTAAGCCTGCGTGAacgtttttgaaatatttcacgcgCAAGCGCTCAGCGCCTGACAGTATGCAATTGGGGTGCATGCGGTGCACAGTGGGAAAATGTTGTGGCATTTTGAGTTAATGTTGATTGATAATGTTGGATAATACATCTAGTTTTTAAATTACTCACAAAATTTGGGAAAATTATCTGTTCCTATCACTATAAAAATTATACTAAAATTCCTATTCTATTTTCTACGCTAATTTCTAAGCTGCATGTGTACTGCCGTCTATGGTTTGGCGACCAGCAAAAGCAGTTACTCGAATGAAACTGGAACTATATGGTTCTAGTACCGGACCGAATTCGGAACAGGTACAGATCCAGGAACAGAATAAAATCGGGAGTTATTTCAGAACGGTTCAATAGCGGTTCAAGAATCGGTATGGGATTATGATCGGATCCAGGACCGTTATGAGTTCATGagcggttccaggaccggtatgggttcatgattggTTCCTGGCCCGGTAGGAGTTCATGGTCCGGAATGAATTTATTATCATTTCCAGGACTGGAAAGGGTTCAAGAGCAATTCCAGGGCTGGGTTAGGTGTGTGATCAGTTCCATGATCCGTATGGATTCAGTAACAGTTCTTGGACTAACAGTAACAGTTCTTTTTGTATAGTTACAATATCAGCTCCAGAATATGTATGGGATCGTGTTCGGGTCTTAGTGATCTATTGCTTCCAGAACCGGCATATGTTCTGCATCAGGTCCAGGACCAGCATAAAATGAAGATCATTTCTGAACCAGTACAGACACTGCATTAGTTTCCGTACAAGTGTgggtttgttgttcttttaatGCGTCGTCATAAGTTCCCTGCTTGAATTGTGTTTCGAAGCCAATAATTTCGGCGTAAACCTCAGAACTACTGCTGTAGCAAAGAAACGTTTCGATTCATCGCGGTGTATTTTATCGGGGATGGTGGTTTAGTTATACATGTGAAATTTACAATTGtttgaaaacataaataaaacaacacgaaaTGAAGTTGAGTTTGAAATGACTATTTAGATGTTTCCAAAGCTAACTGAAATAGATCCTGTCACACTCCTTGCAAATATCTCAATGTTCTAAAATTTTTCAAGCTATAGCAAATATCATCTGCAATCTCCCAGCCCATCTATAAATAACACAATCTCAACAGATCTAATTAAGAACGgtaaccaacaacaacaggcaCAGTGCGTCTATATCTACCTTTATCACCCTGAAAGCCCTTTACTAAGCATTCCTGCGAAGCTAAGTGTAGATCGTTTCCCGGAAAACATACACCAGACCAACACTGTATCCAATGTACCTATCTTAGATCGCTTATCACATCTGATGTCAGTTTAAAAGCAACTATCCTATTGCCTTATCTCCACACTAGTAGTTTACGTGTCGATACGATCGTGCAGCGAAAACCTTCTCTTCCCGCAATGACTCTTCAACAAGTCCTGGTCACTGCAttgctggttgctgctgctctttggAGTGTACCTGCCGAAGGAGTGGATTTTAACAAACTGTGTCAGGGTGTCCGGTTTGGCACCTTTGCACATCCCGACGATTGCCGACAGTACGTAATGTGCGTTCTCTGGAACCCGGTTGTGCTATCCTGTCCCGGCGGGTACGTTTTCCAACCGGAGGTACAGTTTTGTGTTCAAGAATTGCAGTACCAGTGCAATACTGAGGTAACATCCGGTCCAGAGGAGACAACTACTACCTCCACTACACCGGAACCAACCACTTCCGTGCCCGAGTGTGTGCACCGTCCATCGTGGGAATCATTCTTCTGTGATAATGCACGTCGTGCGCTCGTGGCAAACCCGATGAACTGTACACAGTACATCCGCTGTCAGCTGGAGGTCCCGGCGAATCAACATTGCCCTTCCGGCACTGTCTTCAACGACCTCTATCAGGACTGTTTTCCTAGAGAGCACGAGACGTGCACGTTGGCTAGCGTTCGGGAGGATTTCTGTGTCAGCCGTGCCGACGGTAGCTATGCCCATCCGTTCCTGTGCAATCGCTTCGTCACGtgcgtccagcagcagctacgGCTCGAATCGTGCCCACCGTTCTTCGTGTTCAGCCCAACGGTAGCGCACTGTGTGAAGGGAAGTGCCGTCGACTGCTCGAGTCTGTTGAATTAGTGATAAGTGAGCGTATTTAAAATAAAGTGCACGCGTTCAATGGCATGTGCTGTCGCAGAGAATGAGggatgtattattttttatcatgaaTTCAAATCCACTCACGTAGAAAGGCATTGCACGCTTAAAAAGGTGGTCACTATTGAAGGTTCTGATCATTAATCAATTAGCCTTCGAGATGGTTGTTTTCTACAGTCTTCTGCTGTTCGCGGCTTGCTCCTCTGTTGCTTCAAGCAGTCCGTCCGAGTCTTGCGTGGTAGAGAATGAACTCACCTCGAATCCTTCGACCTGCAATCAGTACTACCGCTGTCTGAGTGGAGAACGGATCCTGTTCAGCTGTACAGAGGGCAAAGTGTTCAATCCCTCCACCAAACGGTGCGTTACATCCGACCTCTACCCGTGCGATGAGACACAACCGGAGAACACAACTGCGGAACCATCGTTGCTCTGTCTTCACAACCCAAATGGGATCGTTCCACACCCGTCCGATTGTGATAAGTACATCGTTTGCAGTGGAGGTTTGCAAACAGTGCAGTCCTGTGGATATCGGGAGAATTTTTCATGGAAGAAGTTAGGTTGTGGCGAAGACGTCTCTTGCAGTGAATACTTCAACGGGTACGCCAGAACGCTCGAATCAGTCGCGTGCAACCGACAATCACTCCCGCTGGCCGAACATCCTTACGAAGTTGGTACGTACATTGATTGTGGCGCTCAGGAGTCCGTCAGCTGTGCCGAAGATACAATCTTTCGCTGGAACTATCAGCGCTGTCTTCCGGGGCTGGTGGCAACGAACGAGTTGCAGAGTGCCGCACCTAATTGTGGCGCCTTTGGCAAAAGCGCACATCCTTATCTCTGTGAGAAGTACTTCAAGTGCGTCTTCTGGATCTCTTCACTAGAAAATTGCCCCGCGGATATGATCTACAGCGCAGTGGGCAATGAGTGTGTTCCGGGTAACTTCCAAACGTGCACCGTAAATCAGTAAAGTTCACCtaacaaataaaagaaagaagtGCATACACAACTAAGCTAACGTCATCGCAAGGGCGGGTTTGTTTATCGCATTCGTTACTAGTGTTCCGATAAGATAACATCTTCCGAAACTGCAGCAGTACCTTATCGTGGCGTGGTTTCTAGTGCATATCACAAATACTATGGAAGTAGTTGTGTTGTTATCAGAGAGTGTAGCAGAGTATGACCATTAGCAGCACTTTCAATGCCAGTGTCATATAGGGTGTAGTGGTCATCGTGCCAGTATAGGCTAAGACTTCTGAGGTACGGTTGTCACATTTGCTTGTCTCTTCACGACTAGAAAAAGAAATTCACGAAGTTCTAAATGCTAGTAAGTTCAGCTTTTCTTACTCAATCACATTAATTTCATACTTCGATGACTCTATATTGATCGTTCTTCGAAATCCAAACAGCTGCAACACGGCACCACGACGACCTTCTGGCCCATTTAACCGTTGGATGTAGCTTTCTCCCTGTACTTTAAGATGGAACAGACACAGCGAAACAGCAACGACGGTCAACCACGGTGATAGCTTCATTTCGCATCACTTACTGAGGTATTTATTCAACCGGACGATCAAGCCGCGAATTCTCTCCGAACCGGCGCAAGCGGATAAGCGGTTTATCAGTTTGTCGCAGTAATGATAAGAAGTGGATGGACACAACAAATGAGATAAGAATGCgtttattgatttatgttGCTTCAACTCCTTTACAGTGATGTATATATTTTCTCACCACATGGTGCGGCGAATAATACCAAAATAATACACGGTGCGGCgaataattgttttgcttgcgaTTTGAAAGATTTTATTCATGTATTTCCAAACTTCAGAATTAAGTTATTTCCGAAAATACTGCCCAATCTGTAGTTATgttgttttgaaataaaaatctcGTTCTTCTTTCCCTATTTACAGCGGAATGCACGATTCTTGATTGCCCGGCGCACAACCTCGAATAGCACCAACAAAGATCTGATCCTTTGGACAGGAACGAATCTCTGTGGCTCCGTTTGTACAATGAATAAACATATAACACAGCAGTGGATGCGTGTAGTTTCCATCGGGACGACCCTCACAAACGGAAATGATCGATGGCTCAGTAGTGACCGGAGCCAACGAGCAGTCATCAGCATTACCTGCCGCACAGATCAGGAACTCCGGATGTAAGATCTCACCCTCCGGACAGCGGAAAGCAGCCGTAAAGCCCGATGTGCACAGCAGGAACAGCGCACAACCCTCCGGATGAGGTATCACTCCATCGGGACGTCCTGCACACGAATAATCAAGGAACGTGCACGTATCACCATTGCCAGCGACGCAGGATTGTGTCGTTGCGCGGAAGATGGTTCCAGGACGACAAGTCTCGAGCGTTGGTTGCGAATTTTGACAGCGCAAGTACTGTGTACAATTGTTCGGATGTGGATATACGCGTCCATCTGGCCGTCCCATACACATTTTCTCTACTGGATCAAACACACAAGAGGTAGGATTCCCCGGCACACATAACTGAGCGTCAGGGCGTAGAATCTCTCCACCAGGGCACGAGTGAACCGATGCTACACCTTGCTGGCATTGAATGAAATGACCACAGAGACTTTGATGCTCGATCACCCATCCATCTGGGCGACCTTGACACACTCCATCAAGAAACTGGCAGGTTGCTGTATTGCCCGGTCGACAAGTTCTTGTTGAACCGTGTAGAATCTCCCCTGGAGGACAATCTTTTACGATACCCTGCCCATCGCTGCACTGCACAAACCGCCAGCACTCGTTAGGGTGAGGATAAATTGCGTTGTTGAGCTTATTGTGGCACATCGTTTCGACGGGATTGAACTGGCAGGAGGTTACATTTCCCGGGGCACAGATCTGCGCCTGTTCGTTTAAAATTTCGCCTGGAGGGCAGCGAAGAGAGCTGCCTGCTGGGACACACATAAGATGTAAAGATCACACTCGTTGGGATGTGTAAGAATCGATCCATCGGGCTGCCCAACACACATTCCATCATTCCGTGTGCATGTTTCTGTATTACCAACAACGCAACCTCCAAGGCTGGGCTCGAAAACGGTCCCTGGAGCACACTGCTGGTAGACTGCCAAGTTGGAGGAGCAATGGATGTAAGCTGTACAGGTATTCGGATGAGCAATCATGCTTTCCGGTCGTCCAaagcaaatattttcaaacCGCTCACAAGTGGCCTCATTGCCGGGCATACAGGAGCGTGCTTTAGCACTGTACACACTGCCAGCTGGGCAACTCTGGACGACACCGTTCTGTCCCTGGCATGCTACGAACGACGCACATTCCGTTGGATGCGGGAAGCGAATGTGATCAGCCTGCCCCAAGCACATACGATCGATGGGTGCGTATTCACAAGTTGTTAGATTGCCAGGAACACAGAACTGTACATCCGGACGAAGAATTTCCCCAACGGGGCAAGGATTTATGGTTATAGCACCACTCTGACACCACACGAAATGTCCACAGAGACTTGGATGCTGCAGGATTACGCCATCCGTTTGATTTTGACACACGTTTTCCATCACCTCACAGGTGTTGGTGTCTCCCGGGCGACAGGACATACTTGAATGGTGCAGAACATGCCCAGCGGGACACACTTGGACGTTCGGCTGCTCGCCAGCACAGCGAACAAACTGTGTACAATCACTCGGATGAGGATAAACCGCTCCGTACGGCCGGTTTCTGCACATTGTTTCTACGGGATGTACCTGGCAGGTGTTCAGATCTCCCGGGATGCAAAGCAATGTAGTAGAGTTAAATATTTCCCCCACTGGACAAGACCTTAAGGTTGGTTGTTGCATCATACACACCACGATAAGATTGCATTCGCTTGGATGACCCACAAGGGTATGATCCGCGTGATCGGTACAGATAGTTTTCGCCTCGGTGCAAGTTTCCGTGTTGCCCACCACACAACCACTCATCCCCTGCTTGAAGATCGTGCCCGGACCGCACTGCTCGAACACGGCCTGCCCGGACGTACAGTAAACGAACGCGTTACACGTTGTTGGGTGCGGTATGATACCATCGGGGCGCCCGGAACAGATGCTATCGAATCGCTCACAAGTGTCGTCGTTTCCCGGAACACAGGAACGTGTTGAAGCGTGATACACACTTCCTTTCGGACAGGTTTGCACAAGAGTTTCGCCTCTTAAACACGCCACAAACTTTGCACACTCGGTTGGATGCGGGAAGCTTACGGAATCAATCTGTCCCACACACATCCGATCGATGGGATCAAACTCACAGGTAAGTTGATTGCCTGGAACACAGAACTGTGCATCGGGGCGCAGGATTTCTCCATTAGGACACGGTTGAGCGGTTACGGTTCCACCTTGACACCAAATAAACAGTGAGCAAATACTCGGATGTTGCAGCACTGAGAAATCGGCTTGGCCTTCACACACGTCAACGATCAATTCGCAAGTATTGGTATTGCCCACTCGGCAAGATCCACTCGGTGCGTGAAAAATCTGTCCCGCCGGGCAGAAAGTCGTTACTCCTTGACTGGTGATGCAACTTACAAACTGCGTACAGCTATTCGGATGAGGATAGATCGCACCTACGCTCGCGTTCTGGCACATCGTCTCGACTGGATGAAACTGGCAGGTGTCTGCATTGCCCGGGACACAGAACTGGGCCTGTACGTTTAATATTTCTCCCGATGGGCAAGGATTTGCCACTTCCTGTCCTCCTTGACAGAGCATGAATAGATCACACTCATTCGGATGAGCCAGTACCGTACCATCGGCCCTATCTCTACAGACGTTGTCAGCGCGAACGCAAGTTTCCGTATTGCCTGCAACGCACCTTTCCAGCGTCTGGTCAAACACTTCTCCCCTTGAACACTCACTGATCGTTGTCTGGCCATTGTTACACTCTAAAAAGCTGGTGCAGTCGGTTGGATGAGGCAACACTCCATTTGAACGGTTTTGACAGGATAGCTCCAACTCCAACAGCTCACAGGTATCCCAATTGCCGGGTAGGCAAGCTCCTTCTCTCTGTGACCATATCTCACCCATCGGGCACGAGTAGCGATTGGCATTGCCTAGCGAACAGAACACAAACTCCCAGCATACCGCTGGATAGGCGTAGAACGCGTACGAAACACCCGAACAGAACTGATCCCAATCGGGCTCGGTACGCTCCGGACACTGATCGCGATCGCCAGGAATGCAGCGAAGCATGGCACGATCAAACACAAACCCCTCCGCACACTGGTAAGCAGTCGATTGTTCGAATGTGCACGTAATGAAAACGTAGCACAGAGCAGGATCCGGATGCGGATGGATACCGGCAttcacaccaacacaaaccGATTCGATCGAATGATCATTTTTAGCGACGGAATAGGCTAGCTTTTCGTCCGGTTTTACTGGTAAGGCGAAAGCAAGCAGCACTAGAGCCACAACTTCAAATCTAGACTTTCTTCTCATTGCACCCGAGTGATGTCTTCACGCTACTGAAGCTGTCCACGTATGTGCAGTGGCAATTTAATGTAAATTGAGTTGCCATCTCTTTGCTTTATCTGTAGCGCACTGCCGGAATTGAATGCAGTGCATATCGGAACCTTCGATCGTAGATCTCGTTGGTATGATTGAGATCGAACAGCGATGTAAAGTGATGATAGTAGAGGTGAATAACAATCAGCACCATTGTAGTTCAGAGTAGTCTTGTAGCGTAGATAGGAAGCAATCaggtaaataatatttttatttaaagtgTGAGGGACATTGTGGGACAAGGTAGTCGTGAAGcgtttgaaaagaaaatggcATTTTTTCAATGCAATATTGCAATACAAAGTATTGGCTTGGTGCTGAGGGTGTACGATAATGAAATTGATGCACTGTAGGTACAGATTATTATCAGGTATTATCAGGTATCAGGTTTTAGTGTCTCGTGATGCGGCCTTGTTATAAAATGTATCGGTTCATCGGCCATTTGATCTTCTCAATGTAAAATGTACCGACTGTCTTCAGGCTATAGGACCCCCTTCCGCGTACGACCATACTTCTCAGTAGGTTATTGCAATACTTAGAGTACATTATTAACCTGAACATTTTCGATGTTACTCGTAGCTTATAGATAACCAAGTGATACTACGATGTTGATATTACAGTGCCTACAAGATTATAACCTTAAGATATATTGATAACGATGTATTACTGTTTGCTGGACATGGACGTTAGAAATGAGTCCAATAATCGTGATAGCAGATCTGGAATGAATTTTGTTTGAAGGGCTCCGATTGATGAATGTATCGCAAACAACAAGGGCTATCAAAGAGTTGATAACAAATATATTATGTGAAATAGACGCAAGTAGACGACTTTATTGTAGGACTAATCTGGTTGATTTGTAAGCTGAACGTTAACGAATCTATTAAAGATGTTTATTGTCTCTTAATCTATTTCGGCTTTACTTTCTCGATAAGAACctgaaaaaaatatgtttctcttttttggcATCCCTTCGCTAAAACCAGTTTATCGGCTATTCGCAATAATGATAACAAATGATTGCCAAAGCTCGTGAACAATTAGCAGtcgtttatgtttttatttatgtattttaacAACATATGCCCTTGAACCCTCTAATTTACAGTGGAATGCACGTTTCCTGATTGCCCGGCGCACAGTCTCGAATAGCGCCGACAAAGATCTGGTTTGGTGGACAGGAAAGAATCTCCGTATCACCATTTGTGCAACGGATGAACAAATAGCACAGCAGAGGATGCGTGTAGTTTCCATCGGGACGACCCTCGCATACGGAAATGATCGGTGGCTCTGTAGTGACCGGTGCCAACGAACAGTCATCGGCATTGCCTGCCGCACAGACCAGGAACTCCGGATGTAAGATCTCACCCTCCGGACAGCGGAAAGCGGCCGTAGTGCCCGATGTGCACAGCAGGAACAGCGCACAACCCTCCGGATGAGGTATCACTCCGTCGGGACGGCCAACGCATGTACCGTCAAGGAACGTGCACGTATCACCATTGCCAGCGACGCAGGATTGTGTCGTTGCGCGGAAGATGGTTCCAGGTCGGCAGGACGTTACAACTGCTTGCGAGTTTTGACAGCTAATGTACAACTGGCAGTTGGTCGGATGGGGATAGATGATGCCATCCGGTCGCCCAAGGCACATACGCTCCACGGGCTCGAAGCCGCAGGTTGACGGATCTCCCGGCACGCAGAACTGAGCATCGGGACGCAATATTTCACCGGGCGGGCAAGGATTAACCGACACCGTGCCTCCCTGACATATTATGAAATGACCGCAAAGGTTCGGATGCTCGATCACCCAGCCATCGGGACGGTTCGAGCACACTCCATCAAGAAACTCGCAGGTGGCTGTATTGCCCGGACGGCACGATTGGGTCGGTGCGTGAAGAATCTGCCCGGCCGGACAGTCCGCCACCGTTGCCTGCCCACCGTTGCACACGACAAAGCGGGAACACTCACTCGGATGTGGATAGATCGCACCGTCTGCCATGTTTTGGCACATTGTCTCGACGGGGTCAAACTGGCAGGTGTTTGCATTGCCCGGAGCACAGAACTGCGCCTGTACGTTCAAGATCTCGCCGGGTGGACAGCGTAGAGGAGCAGCCTGTTGCGATACGCATAAGATGTAAAGATCACACTCGTTGGGATGTGCAAGAATCGCTCCGTCCGGTTGTCCCACACAGAGACCGTCTACGCGAGTGCATGTTGCTGTATTGCCAACAACGCAACCACCGAGTTGCTCGATGAAAATGGTTCCGGGTCCACACTGTTCGAACGTTGGCTGACCTCCAACACAATTGATGTACGCCGTACAAATCGTTGGATGAGAGTACGTGCCATCAGGTCGCCCAACACAGATATCGTTGAACCGCTCGCAGGTGTCCTGATTTCCTGGAACGCACGAGCGCGACGGAGCATTGTAGATGGTTCCAGCAGGGCACGTATTAACGACCGCGTTCTGTCCCTGGCAAGCGATGAACAGTGCACACTGCGTTGGATGCGGGAAGCGAGTGCTGTCACCCTGTCCAATGCACATCAGATCGATCGGCACAAACTCGCACGTGTCCGCACTTCCCGGCACACAAAACTGTACGTCTGGGCGAAGAATCTCTCCC
Coding sequences within:
- the LOC120899808 gene encoding multiple epidermal growth factor-like domains protein 6, giving the protein MKETLPFKGGPAGVGFLLFLLVQLPGPSTGQLIQFPASPASVESVCTGVNAGIFPHPDPTLCHVYVSCTFEQPIVYQCAAGLVFDPSSLRCVPGDREQCAERNDPNWYEQCAAYSYAFFADPNVCWEFVFCSLGTVNRYTCPAGEIWSQEDGACLSGNRDTCEVYDIGNVCQGRPDGLVPHPTDCTRFLQCTGGVTTMLECLRGEVFDQTVGRCIVGNTETCESRGDMCRGVANDLRPHPNECHLFVFCSLGEASVLICPPNEIFRPDIRFCVPGNRDTCEFSPVETACVGRPPGVVPHPTSCELFLSCLNGVSTVMSCPAGTIFNPQTGVCSVGDRDTCLVTEGLCTLQPDGTILEHPLRCGMFIICRGGNAEVNPCPPGEILRVDAQFCVPGNPNTCERFPIETMCEGRDGGLFLPHPTDCARFIWCQAGVANDYGCEPGNIFSAPAQSCIPGNANTCTPLTGVCANQPDGQVLPLPDRCDFFIWCTEGRPTVNQCPVGEILRPDVQFCVPGSADTCEFVPIDLMCIGQGDSTRFPHPTQCALFIACQGQNAVVNTCPAGTIYNAPSRSCVPGNQDTCERFNDICVGRPDGTYSHPTICTAYINCVGGQPTFEQCGPGTIFIEQLGGCVVGNTATCTRVDGLCVGQPDGAILAHPNECDLYILCVSQQAAPLRCPPGEILNVQAQFCAPGNANTCQFDPVETMCQNMADGAIYPHPSECSRFVVCNGGQATVADCPAGQILHAPTQSCRPGNTATCEFLDGVCSNRPDGWVIEHPNLCGHFIICQGGTVSVNPCPPGEILRPDAQFCVPGDPSTCGFEPVERMCLGRPDGIIYPHPTNCQLYISCQNSQAVVTSCRPGTIFRATTQSCVAGNGDTCTFLDGTCVGRPDGVIPHPEGCALFLLCTSGTTAAFRCPEGEILHPEFLVCAAGNADDCSLAPVTTEPPIISVCEGRPDGNYTHPLLCYLFIRCTNGDTEILSCPPNQIFVGAIRDCAPGNQETCIPL
- the LOC120901213 gene encoding uncharacterized protein LOC120901213, whose product is MRRKSRFEVVALVLLAFALPVKPDEKLAYSVAKNDHSIESVCVGVNAGIHPHPDPALCYVFITCTFEQSTAYQCAEGFVFDRAMLRCIPGDRDQCPERTEPDWDQFCSGVSYAFYAYPAVCWEFVFCSLGNANRYSCPMGEIWSQREGACLPGNWDTCELLELELSCQNRSNGVLPHPTDCTSFLECNNGQTTISECSRGEVFDQTLERCVAGNTETCVRADNVCRDRADGTVLAHPNECDLFMLCQGGQEVANPCPSGEILNVQAQFCVPGNADTCQFHPVETMCQNASVGAIYPHPNSCTQFVSCITSQGVTTFCPAGQIFHAPSGSCRVGNTNTCELIVDVCEGQADFSVLQHPSICSLFIWCQGGTVTAQPCPNGEILRPDAQFCVPGNQLTCEFDPIDRMCVGQIDSVSFPHPTECAKFVACLRGETLVQTCPKGSVYHASTRSCVPGNDDTCERFDSICSGRPDGIIPHPTTCNAFVYCTSGQAVFEQCGPGTIFKQGMSGCVVGNTETCTEAKTICTDHADHTLVGHPSECNLIVVCMMQQPTLRSCPVGEIFNSTTLLCIPGDLNTCQVHPVETMCRNRPYGAVYPHPSDCTQFVRCAGEQPNVQVCPAGHVLHHSSMSCRPGDTNTCEVMENVCQNQTDGVILQHPSLCGHFVWCQSGAITINPCPVGEILRPDVQFCVPGNLTTCEYAPIDRMCLGQADHIRFPHPTECASFVACQGQNGVVQSCPAGSVYSAKARSCMPGNEATCERFENICFGRPESMIAHPNTCTAYIHCSSNLAVYQQCAPGTVFEPSLGGCVVGNTETCTRNDGMCVGQPDGSILTHPNECDLYILCVSQQAA